A genome region from Chryseobacterium sp. G0186 includes the following:
- a CDS encoding vWA domain-containing protein — protein MSWSLGNYWYLLLLLLLPLLASFLIRFLKWRNKKREIFAASQFHDQLFEKSSGFTRFFPVLYLLGTLFLIFSIVDLLNGSEEVKTNQKLNNVIFMLDVSNSMNAEDIDPSRLTEAKNLMIGTMQKMKNDKIGIVIFAGQATSIMPLTTDYNSAETYISGIETNSMQIQGTDFLKGMQVAVGKFKNVNKGSRKVILLSDGEDNEGNDNAAIRLANKEGITITSVGIGTEEGAPVPEYVFGQLMGYKTDVNGGTVISKRQTEALKKMAESTGGNYIDGNNINEAPDRIIDAVNKKSSGSETLVKSQNANHYYQYLLAVSILFFFLIYIFNPKNDFNV, from the coding sequence ATGAGTTGGTCGTTAGGAAATTATTGGTATTTACTTTTACTGTTGCTTCTGCCGCTGTTAGCTTCCTTTTTGATCCGTTTTTTAAAATGGAGAAATAAAAAGAGAGAAATTTTTGCAGCCAGCCAGTTTCATGATCAGTTATTTGAAAAAAGTTCAGGATTTACAAGATTTTTCCCTGTATTATATCTGCTGGGAACACTATTTCTGATCTTTTCCATTGTTGATCTTTTAAATGGTTCAGAAGAGGTGAAAACCAATCAGAAACTGAATAATGTAATCTTCATGCTGGATGTATCCAATTCGATGAATGCAGAGGATATTGACCCGAGCCGTCTTACTGAGGCGAAAAATCTGATGATAGGGACCATGCAAAAAATGAAGAATGATAAAATTGGAATTGTCATTTTTGCGGGACAGGCAACCTCAATAATGCCGTTGACAACAGATTATAATTCAGCAGAAACCTATATCAGTGGTATTGAAACCAATTCAATGCAGATTCAGGGAACAGATTTCTTAAAAGGAATGCAGGTTGCTGTTGGAAAATTTAAAAATGTAAATAAAGGATCCCGAAAAGTTATATTGCTGAGTGATGGTGAAGATAATGAGGGAAATGATAATGCTGCCATAAGGCTTGCCAATAAAGAGGGAATAACCATTACTTCCGTAGGAATAGGAACAGAAGAAGGGGCTCCGGTTCCGGAGTATGTCTTTGGACAGCTAATGGGTTATAAAACAGATGTAAACGGAGGTACAGTCATCTCAAAAAGACAGACTGAGGCCCTGAAAAAAATGGCAGAATCTACAGGTGGAAACTATATTGATGGAAATAACATCAACGAAGCTCCTGACAGGATTATTGATGCTGTGAATAAGAAGTCCTCTGGTTCTGAAACCTTAGTGAAATCACAGAATGCCAATCACTATTATCAATATTTGTTAGCTGTATCAATCCTGTTTTTCTTTTTAATCTATATTTTTAATCCGAAAAATGATTTTAATGTGTAG
- a CDS encoding VWA domain-containing protein, whose product MFNFEFYSPWFLLLFLLFIPLFIKDAGKQKRKGIKVPTVKNMVPGNGIQGVLFLLKLSKYIILSALIIAMARPRTFTVSQDRDDTKGVDIMLSIDVSLSMLAKDLNPDRITALKDIAVQFVKKRPNDRIGVVAYAAEAFTKVPVTSDHEVVIDEIKNLNSAGLEPGTAIGAGLSVAVNHLIKSKAKSKVVILMTDGVSNIQNAVPPQLAAELAKNNNIKVYAIGIGTNGYALMPTSQDIFGDLIFTEAEVTIDENTLREIAETTGGKYFRATSNSSLEEVYNEINQLEKTDVKVSKLFNYEEYFTIFLWIALVMLVLDALLRWVFYKILS is encoded by the coding sequence ATGTTTAATTTTGAGTTTTACAGTCCGTGGTTTTTATTACTTTTTCTGCTGTTTATCCCACTTTTTATAAAAGATGCCGGTAAACAGAAAAGAAAAGGGATAAAAGTTCCTACTGTCAAAAATATGGTACCCGGTAACGGAATCCAGGGAGTACTTTTTTTACTGAAATTATCAAAGTATATCATTCTTTCCGCTCTTATCATTGCGATGGCAAGGCCAAGAACCTTTACTGTTTCTCAGGATAGAGATGATACAAAGGGCGTTGATATTATGTTATCAATTGATGTTTCCCTCAGTATGTTGGCAAAGGACCTTAATCCTGACCGTATTACGGCTCTTAAGGATATCGCAGTACAATTTGTTAAGAAACGACCGAATGACAGAATAGGCGTTGTTGCCTATGCTGCAGAAGCTTTTACAAAGGTTCCTGTTACTTCAGATCACGAGGTAGTCATTGATGAGATTAAAAACCTGAACTCTGCAGGGCTTGAACCAGGAACAGCCATTGGAGCAGGACTTTCCGTTGCTGTTAATCATTTAATAAAAAGTAAAGCCAAAAGTAAGGTGGTGATTTTGATGACGGATGGAGTAAGTAATATCCAGAATGCCGTTCCACCACAGCTTGCTGCCGAATTGGCAAAGAACAATAATATAAAGGTATATGCTATCGGAATAGGAACTAATGGGTATGCATTGATGCCGACATCACAGGATATTTTTGGAGATCTTATCTTTACTGAAGCAGAGGTGACCATTGATGAAAATACACTGAGGGAAATAGCAGAGACTACCGGAGGGAAATATTTCAGAGCCACTTCAAACAGTAGTCTTGAAGAAGTATACAATGAAATTAACCAGCTGGAAAAAACAGATGTAAAAGTTTCCAAACTATTCAACTATGAGGAATATTTTACAATTTTTCTATGGATTGCTTTAGTAATGTTGGTATTGGATGCATTATTAAGATGGGTGTTTTATAAAATTTTAAGCTGA
- a CDS encoding BatD family protein, whose protein sequence is MKKILLILSFLVCANAFSQILSSNVEKKTLALGETNHLVIKIDNIHEQQVISAPKNELLPFHFEETKDSIGQNANSYERKIEFAVFDEGKFTIPELEFKVGDKILKTIPYEIDVINTAQKSDQMNDIMKNKEVKLAAKDYWELYKFYILAALAGIALIIAIIMIVKWGRKAKSSPVVATNHTLKELDSLKKKKYIEEGNFRSFYVELIDISRNFIAKQYHLPADVLLTDDLIDVMKKNNTISQDNEKVIEDVFLRGDLVKFAKTFPDQSTMEKDFADIRDFVKRSSKDLEFENLRKDV, encoded by the coding sequence TTGAAAAAAATACTTTTAATATTATCTTTTCTAGTCTGTGCAAATGCTTTTTCACAGATATTATCCTCGAATGTAGAAAAGAAAACCCTCGCCTTGGGAGAAACCAATCATTTAGTTATTAAAATTGATAACATTCATGAGCAACAGGTAATCTCGGCTCCGAAAAATGAACTGCTTCCTTTTCACTTTGAAGAAACTAAGGACAGCATCGGGCAGAATGCCAATTCTTATGAGCGGAAAATAGAATTTGCCGTTTTTGATGAAGGGAAATTTACGATCCCTGAACTGGAATTTAAAGTAGGAGATAAGATACTTAAAACCATTCCCTATGAGATAGATGTCATTAATACTGCTCAAAAATCAGATCAGATGAATGATATCATGAAGAATAAGGAAGTGAAGCTTGCAGCTAAAGATTACTGGGAGCTGTATAAGTTCTATATTCTGGCGGCCTTGGCAGGTATTGCCCTTATTATTGCTATTATCATGATTGTGAAATGGGGCAGAAAAGCTAAAAGCTCTCCGGTGGTGGCAACCAATCACACCTTAAAAGAACTTGATTCACTTAAAAAGAAAAAATATATTGAAGAAGGAAATTTCCGCTCGTTTTATGTTGAATTAATTGATATTTCAAGAAATTTTATTGCCAAGCAGTATCATTTGCCTGCGGACGTACTTCTTACCGATGATCTTATTGACGTCATGAAAAAGAACAATACCATTTCCCAGGACAATGAAAAGGTTATTGAAGATGTTTTTCTGAGGGGAGATTTGGTGAAATTTGCCAAGACCTTTCCGGATCAGAGTACAATGGAAAAAGACTTTGCGGATATCAGGGATTTTGTAAAAAGATCATCCAAGGATTTAGAATTTGAAAACTTAAGAAAGGATGTTTAA
- a CDS encoding DUF58 domain-containing protein, which produces MQIKDIVKKVKQIEIRTRKKTEAALMGQYHSAFKGQGMTFSEVRPYQFGDEIRRIDWNKTARFREPFVKVMEEERELTMMILVDISASMDYGTKIQLKREYVAEIAASLGFSAAGNNDKVGLILFADKVYKVIPPQKGRKHILSIISNILTADYVPAESKIDKALEYMMGIFKRKSLVFLFSDFEDEYDSKMLRVASKKHQLLGMRVYDEKDNEIPDVGYTLLYDAETGKQIWANTSSARWRYTFAEAQKQKLRVLEDDFANSSASFMNINTGSDYSKLLYNYFQKK; this is translated from the coding sequence ATGCAGATAAAAGATATTGTAAAAAAAGTAAAGCAGATAGAAATTCGTACCAGAAAAAAGACGGAGGCTGCTTTAATGGGGCAATATCACAGCGCCTTTAAAGGGCAGGGAATGACATTTTCCGAAGTTCGTCCCTATCAGTTTGGGGATGAGATCAGAAGAATCGACTGGAATAAGACAGCACGTTTCCGTGAGCCGTTCGTGAAAGTAATGGAAGAGGAAAGAGAGCTTACCATGATGATCTTGGTGGATATTTCTGCTTCAATGGATTATGGAACAAAAATCCAGCTGAAAAGAGAATATGTAGCAGAAATTGCGGCCAGCCTTGGCTTTTCGGCAGCAGGAAACAATGATAAGGTGGGATTGATTCTTTTTGCAGATAAAGTATATAAGGTAATTCCTCCCCAAAAAGGAAGAAAACACATTCTTTCCATTATCAGTAATATCCTGACTGCAGATTATGTTCCGGCAGAATCGAAAATAGATAAAGCCCTGGAATATATGATGGGAATCTTTAAAAGAAAATCACTGGTGTTCCTGTTTTCAGATTTTGAGGATGAGTATGATTCCAAAATGCTGAGGGTAGCCTCTAAAAAACATCAGCTCTTGGGAATGCGGGTATATGATGAAAAAGATAATGAAATTCCGGATGTAGGATATACATTGTTATATGATGCAGAAACAGGAAAACAAATATGGGCAAATACTTCCAGTGCAAGGTGGAGATATACCTTTGCTGAGGCTCAGAAACAGAAATTAAGAGTCTTGGAAGATGATTTTGCCAATAGTTCGGCCAGTTTTATGAATATCAATACCGGATCGGATTATTCAAAATTATTATATAATTATTTTCAGAAAAAATAA
- a CDS encoding GNAT family N-acetyltransferase: protein MSDVIIRKAVQQDCASMLELIKELAEYEKALHEVTVTLDEFIEDGFGKSPVWGAFVAELDSEIVGISLYYDRYSTWKGRRLYLEDLVVTERMRGRQIGKLLFDATLEHGKANTYSGMVFQVLNWNEPAINFYKKYSPKFDNEWLNVSIELKN, encoded by the coding sequence ATGAGTGATGTTATTATTAGGAAAGCAGTTCAACAGGACTGTGCTTCAATGTTGGAATTAATTAAGGAGCTGGCAGAATATGAAAAAGCACTGCATGAAGTAACGGTAACCTTAGACGAATTTATCGAAGATGGATTTGGAAAATCTCCGGTTTGGGGTGCTTTTGTTGCTGAATTGGATAGTGAAATTGTAGGAATTTCTCTATATTATGACAGATATTCAACCTGGAAAGGAAGAAGACTGTATCTTGAAGATCTGGTAGTAACCGAAAGAATGAGAGGAAGACAAATTGGAAAACTCCTGTTTGATGCAACATTGGAACATGGAAAAGCAAATACATATAGTGGAATGGTGTTTCAGGTATTGAACTGGAATGAACCAGCTATTAATTTCTATAAAAAATACAGTCCGAAGTTTGATAACGAATGGTTGAATGTATCCATTGAGTTAAAAAATTAA
- a CDS encoding AAA family ATPase — protein sequence MSDTYQAEDIRQLTEKVKEKNYLFSLLRQEINKVIIGQEYMVDRLLVGLLGNGHVLLEGVPGLAKTLAIKTLADAVHGEFSRIQFTPDLLPADVVGTMIFNIKDNDFSIKKGPVFANFVLADEINRAPAKVQSALLEVMQEKQVTIGDETMKLPKPFLVLATQNPIDQEGTYLLPEAQSDRFMLKCTIDYPAFEDERTVMRMVSTSHQPTVKPVISLQDIVDAKEIINQIYLDEKIEKYILDMVFATRYPENYGLSELKNYISFGASPRASINLAIASRAYAFLKGRAFVIPEDVKALAKDVLRHRMGLTFEAEAEEISTEEIINRILAKIQAP from the coding sequence ATGTCAGATACATATCAAGCAGAAGATATCCGTCAGTTGACGGAAAAAGTAAAGGAAAAAAATTACTTATTTTCTCTTCTGAGACAAGAAATCAACAAGGTTATTATTGGACAGGAATACATGGTAGACCGTCTTTTGGTAGGGCTTTTGGGAAATGGTCACGTTCTTCTTGAAGGAGTGCCGGGACTAGCAAAAACCTTAGCCATTAAAACTTTAGCCGATGCTGTTCATGGTGAATTCTCAAGGATTCAGTTTACACCGGATTTGCTTCCAGCCGATGTGGTGGGAACCATGATTTTTAATATCAAGGATAATGATTTTTCCATCAAAAAAGGGCCTGTATTTGCCAATTTTGTACTTGCAGATGAGATCAACCGTGCTCCTGCAAAAGTTCAGTCCGCTCTTTTAGAGGTAATGCAGGAAAAACAAGTAACCATTGGTGATGAAACCATGAAACTTCCAAAACCGTTTTTGGTACTGGCAACACAGAACCCGATCGATCAGGAGGGAACCTATCTTTTACCTGAGGCACAGAGTGACCGTTTCATGCTGAAATGTACCATAGATTACCCGGCTTTCGAAGATGAAAGAACGGTAATGAGAATGGTTTCCACTTCGCACCAGCCAACGGTTAAACCTGTGATCTCACTTCAGGATATCGTAGATGCCAAGGAGATTATCAATCAGATTTATCTGGACGAAAAAATAGAAAAATATATTCTGGATATGGTTTTTGCAACCCGTTATCCGGAAAACTATGGTCTTTCGGAGCTGAAGAACTATATCAGTTTTGGAGCTTCCCCAAGAGCTTCCATTAACCTTGCTATCGCTTCAAGAGCCTATGCATTCTTGAAAGGAAGAGCTTTTGTTATTCCTGAAGACGTAAAGGCATTGGCTAAGGATGTATTGAGACACAGGATGGGCTTAACCTTTGAAGCAGAAGCAGAGGAAATTTCAACAGAAGAAATTATCAATAGAATTTTAGCAAAAATCCAGGCACCATAA
- a CDS encoding peptide-N-glycosidase F-related protein, whose product MYKKLLFSSIFLAAGLFKSQSTTMTNVISQAVYYDGYAAPVSNPVPPGLIRLGNTRYAKKLTDAELDSFKAKIAMRVTIGALCDNYDRLGEVFLAMVPKNQPTYAINDANVKRIEVGRYITPFMNKNRSPYEVPYTYDISNLYNVFHDTTLRSTYDMYMELDVFGVPYAAQTQVVGCTGRIDVFSGTLTFFSTDVGATPTDYNTLTPILSYDRINNYNSTDVTGETVRIVSFNLPNPVTNAHFSVISTPHGANEGGEEYIRRQNYTYIDDVQVLTYTPGGISCEPFRVYNTQGNGIYGGSPSSFAEWTAWNNWCPGNSVPIRGFTLPSMTAGNHTLKHSIPTAVFNQQQGDVYLSVYMQGKSDATLNVKDVKTIDVNIYPNPTADFVNIKSKEDVASMSLFSMDGKKLTEVYKENRINLSAYPTGVYFLNIVLKDGTTFKHKIIKK is encoded by the coding sequence ATGTACAAAAAGCTACTTTTTTCAAGTATCTTCCTTGCTGCAGGTCTTTTCAAGTCACAGTCTACCACCATGACGAATGTGATTTCACAGGCAGTATATTATGACGGTTATGCAGCACCAGTATCCAATCCGGTACCTCCGGGTCTCATCAGACTGGGAAATACCAGGTATGCAAAAAAACTTACCGATGCAGAACTGGATTCTTTTAAAGCTAAGATTGCCATGAGAGTTACTATAGGAGCTCTTTGTGATAATTACGACCGTTTGGGAGAGGTTTTTTTGGCTATGGTTCCCAAAAACCAACCTACATATGCTATCAATGACGCGAATGTTAAAAGAATTGAAGTAGGTAGATATATCACTCCATTTATGAACAAAAACCGTTCTCCATATGAAGTTCCTTATACCTACGACATCAGTAATCTTTATAACGTATTTCATGATACCACACTCCGCAGTACTTATGATATGTATATGGAACTGGATGTTTTTGGTGTTCCTTATGCGGCCCAAACTCAGGTTGTGGGATGTACAGGAAGAATTGATGTTTTTTCCGGAACTCTAACCTTCTTCTCAACAGATGTGGGAGCAACTCCTACAGACTACAATACCCTGACTCCTATATTAAGCTATGACAGAATTAATAATTACAACAGTACAGATGTAACCGGTGAAACAGTAAGGATTGTAAGCTTCAATCTACCCAACCCTGTTACCAATGCTCATTTTTCTGTAATATCCACTCCCCATGGGGCCAATGAAGGAGGTGAAGAATACATAAGAAGACAAAATTACACTTATATAGATGACGTACAGGTTTTAACCTATACTCCGGGAGGAATTTCCTGCGAACCATTCAGGGTATACAACACCCAAGGCAATGGAATCTATGGAGGCTCACCGTCATCATTTGCCGAATGGACTGCCTGGAACAACTGGTGCCCAGGAAACTCCGTTCCTATCAGAGGATTTACACTTCCTAGCATGACGGCCGGGAACCATACCCTGAAACACTCAATCCCTACAGCAGTTTTCAATCAACAACAGGGAGATGTTTATCTGTCTGTCTATATGCAGGGAAAAAGTGATGCTACGTTGAATGTAAAAGATGTGAAGACCATTGATGTGAATATTTACCCTAATCCAACGGCTGATTTCGTGAATATCAAATCTAAGGAAGATGTAGCTTCAATGAGTCTTTTCAGTATGGATGGCAAAAAACTGACTGAAGTTTATAAAGAAAACAGAATTAATCTTTCCGCTTATCCTACCGGAGTTTATTTTTTAAATATTGTTTTGAAAGACGGAACAACTTTTAAGCATAAAATCATAAAAAAATAA
- a CDS encoding DinB family protein, which produces MNYHFQAHRQVRKNLLDILQNTSHEDLLLIPDGFNNNIYWNIAHTVATQQLLHYYLSGNPFRIDKYWIETYKKGTLPNLSVQKSEVEDLEFLLTETSKILMKDYDSDFFSDYTPYTTSFGMDLKSIQDAIIFNNMHESLHYGYAMAQKRAILGEKY; this is translated from the coding sequence ATGAATTATCATTTTCAAGCACACAGACAGGTGAGAAAGAACCTTTTAGACATCCTGCAGAACACTTCTCATGAAGATCTTCTGCTGATTCCGGACGGTTTCAACAACAATATTTACTGGAATATTGCCCATACGGTTGCCACACAGCAGCTTTTGCATTATTACCTAAGCGGAAATCCGTTCCGTATAGATAAGTACTGGATTGAAACCTATAAAAAGGGGACTTTACCTAACTTAAGTGTTCAAAAATCTGAAGTTGAAGATCTGGAGTTCTTGCTCACTGAAACTTCAAAGATTTTGATGAAGGATTATGACAGTGATTTCTTTTCAGATTATACGCCCTACACCACTAGTTTCGGAATGGATCTAAAAAGCATTCAGGATGCCATCATCTTTAACAATATGCATGAAAGTCTGCATTATGGTTATGCAATGGCGCAGAAAAGAGCAATTTTAGGGGAAAAATATTAA
- the rlmB gene encoding 23S rRNA (guanosine(2251)-2'-O)-methyltransferase RlmB, whose product MKDDFIFGLRPVIEAIEAGKTIDKIFVQNALQGPIYAELKAILAKNKIRPNYVPIEKLNRFTRKNHQGVVAFISDVPFHKVEDIVPQLFEEGKTPFLLILDRLTDVRNFGAICRTAECVGVDAIIIPEKGAAPINSDAIKTSAGGIYNIKICKQNNLAHTVDFLQQSGITVFAASEKAQKLIYDVNFTEPCAIVMGNEETGISKEVLHHADEKIKLPIEGKTQSLNVSVACGAILYEAVRQKMLK is encoded by the coding sequence ATGAAAGACGATTTTATTTTCGGGCTGCGTCCCGTGATTGAAGCAATTGAAGCAGGAAAAACGATTGACAAGATCTTTGTGCAGAATGCACTTCAGGGTCCTATTTATGCTGAACTGAAGGCGATTTTAGCAAAAAATAAAATTCGTCCTAATTATGTTCCGATTGAAAAACTTAACCGTTTTACAAGAAAAAATCATCAAGGGGTGGTGGCCTTTATTTCGGATGTTCCATTTCACAAGGTGGAAGATATTGTTCCTCAATTATTTGAAGAAGGAAAAACTCCTTTCTTATTGATTTTGGACAGACTTACAGATGTAAGAAACTTTGGAGCAATCTGCAGAACTGCAGAATGTGTAGGGGTAGATGCCATTATCATCCCTGAAAAAGGAGCAGCACCTATCAACTCTGATGCTATTAAAACTTCTGCAGGGGGTATTTATAATATCAAAATCTGTAAGCAAAACAATCTTGCACATACTGTAGACTTCTTACAACAAAGTGGAATTACCGTATTTGCAGCTTCTGAGAAAGCTCAAAAACTAATCTATGATGTTAACTTCACTGAACCTTGTGCCATTGTAATGGGAAATGAGGAAACAGGAATTTCCAAGGAAGTATTGCATCACGCAGATGAAAAAATAAAACTTCCTATTGAAGGAAAAACACAGTCTCTAAACGTTTCTGTAGCATGTGGGGCAATTTTATATGAAGCCGTAAGACAGAAAATGTTGAAATAA
- a CDS encoding DUF6263 family protein, whose product MKNIAALALISSIALVSCKKETAKITKVDPKTGKTVTVEVPADSVAKVAENPAIKNSAGIVTQSFKLEKGKTYPLTTYQRDVKTMTDPQGKSITATTESTDEMNFTVNDIKGNVYEMTLNLVSKRSSQSAQGKTVVVDTKLPLPKEDDLKMIWNINRALTSNKLDMKMDTKGNVISITGFDAVYTKVSNAVGSLIKDANEKASVVASLKQSFNEKVLKDQFNKNLTIIPKKGVKVGEKWTTSENADPSGSIKVTSNYVLKSLGNGTAEIAVSGGIPKKTEKKAQGPITHSLSSELVQNGTIKFDANTGWITNQNITVKTTQIESITDGKQSQSMTSVSNSSVMVNPSAK is encoded by the coding sequence ATGAAAAACATAGCAGCATTAGCGCTAATCTCATCTATAGCTCTTGTTTCTTGTAAAAAAGAAACGGCAAAAATAACAAAAGTAGATCCTAAAACAGGGAAAACAGTAACCGTAGAAGTTCCTGCAGATTCTGTAGCAAAAGTTGCAGAAAATCCTGCCATCAAAAATTCTGCCGGGATCGTTACACAATCTTTCAAGCTTGAAAAAGGAAAGACCTATCCTCTTACTACATACCAGAGAGATGTAAAAACCATGACAGATCCACAAGGAAAATCTATCACGGCAACGACTGAATCTACAGATGAAATGAACTTTACAGTAAATGATATCAAGGGAAATGTATATGAAATGACCCTTAACCTTGTTTCTAAAAGAAGTTCTCAGTCTGCGCAGGGGAAAACAGTTGTGGTAGATACCAAACTTCCTCTTCCTAAGGAGGATGACCTTAAAATGATCTGGAATATCAACAGAGCGCTTACCAGCAACAAGCTTGATATGAAAATGGATACAAAAGGGAATGTAATTTCTATCACAGGTTTTGATGCTGTTTATACAAAAGTATCTAATGCTGTAGGGAGTCTTATCAAGGATGCCAATGAAAAGGCTAGCGTTGTAGCGAGTCTTAAGCAGTCCTTCAATGAGAAGGTATTAAAGGATCAATTCAACAAAAACCTGACTATTATTCCTAAGAAAGGTGTAAAAGTAGGTGAAAAATGGACAACTTCCGAGAATGCAGATCCAAGCGGAAGCATTAAGGTCACTTCAAACTATGTTTTGAAAAGCCTAGGAAATGGAACTGCTGAAATTGCTGTATCCGGAGGTATTCCTAAAAAAACTGAAAAGAAAGCCCAGGGACCTATCACTCATAGCTTAAGCAGCGAACTTGTACAGAACGGAACCATTAAGTTCGATGCCAATACAGGATGGATCACCAACCAGAACATCACTGTAAAAACAACTCAGATTGAATCAATTACAGACGGAAAACAATCTCAGTCTATGACAAGTGTTTCCAATTCTTCTGTAATGGTAAACCCTTCTGCAAAGTAA